One window of Chamaesiphon minutus PCC 6605 genomic DNA carries:
- a CDS encoding lipopolysaccharide assembly protein LapA domain-containing protein — MTNLIISTIAAACVVVMALISVQNASLVSLRFVFWRSIDLPWGLVLAGAVALGLIIGGCLPLLRNKPTTVDRK; from the coding sequence ATGACAAATTTAATTATTTCAACGATCGCGGCGGCTTGTGTAGTGGTAATGGCACTCATATCAGTTCAAAATGCCAGCTTAGTCAGCCTGAGGTTTGTATTCTGGAGATCGATCGATCTACCGTGGGGACTAGTTTTAGCTGGAGCCGTCGCGCTAGGCTTGATTATCGGTGGCTGCTTACCTCTGCTTCGCAACAAACCCACCACTGTCGATCGAAAATAG
- a CDS encoding NADAR family protein — protein sequence MADTAGVVKFYSVGDEFGEFSNFALYPIALDGEQWPTSEHYFQAQKFEDEAYRKKIRKANSPMLAARLGRDRKQKLRRDWESVKVGIMRSAVLAKFTQHPELRTLLLSTGDTKVVEHTENDDYWGDGGDGSGKNMLGRILMQVRESLRLAQDGEPGTVLDCR from the coding sequence ATGGCCGACACTGCGGGTGTTGTTAAGTTCTACAGCGTGGGCGATGAGTTCGGGGAGTTCTCGAACTTCGCCCTATATCCAATCGCGCTTGATGGTGAGCAGTGGCCAACATCTGAGCACTACTTTCAAGCGCAGAAGTTCGAGGACGAAGCATACCGCAAGAAGATCCGCAAGGCCAACTCTCCGATGTTGGCCGCCCGTCTTGGGCGGGATCGTAAACAGAAACTTCGGCGGGACTGGGAGTCAGTGAAAGTCGGGATTATGCGGTCGGCGGTGTTGGCCAAGTTCACTCAGCATCCAGAGTTGCGGACGCTGTTGCTCTCAACTGGCGACACCAAGGTAGTTGAGCATACCGAGAATGATGACTATTGGGGTGACGGCGGAGACGGGAGTGGCAAGAACATGCTCGGACGCATACTCATGCAGGTGAGGGAGTCCCTAAGATTGGCTCAAGATGGCGAACCAGGCACTGTACTGGACTGCCGTTAA
- a CDS encoding phosphoglucomutase/phosphomannomutase family protein gives MSAGSSSTHQIKFGTDGWRGIIADDFTFANVCKVTRAIAAYLSTAYSHDRPVLVAYDPRFLADKFAHTAAEILADLGWTVKLVDRDCPTPVIAFNAKYLNSAGALMFTASHNPAAYCGIKYIPDYAGPATLEITDTIVGNLASASDAPPENKHPGNISTFDPQPAYFKFIYTLLDVERIRSAKLKVKFDAMYSTSRGYLDKVLLHCGCETETFHMQRDVLFGGGMPEPKAELLGELIAAVQKDKADLGVATDGDADRFGIVDELGNVLTPNTVLLVLAKHLIKNKGKTGAIVRTVATTHLLDNFAAKHGVPLVETAVGFKYIGEQMREIPVLIGGEESGGLSVIGHIPEKDGILADMLIAEAIAYEGKPLSQMVAEVIAEADGPLYNRRLDLHLDNAHKNTVMKTYSEQPPTNIAGIDVKEVGRKDGVKFYLSDGSWVLLRASGTEPLIRVYLETHSAEQLNKLASTMETAIDALK, from the coding sequence ATGAGCGCAGGTAGTAGCAGTACGCATCAAATTAAATTTGGGACTGACGGATGGCGGGGAATTATCGCAGACGATTTTACCTTTGCTAACGTATGTAAGGTAACGCGCGCGATCGCCGCATACCTCAGCACGGCTTACAGTCACGATCGTCCGGTATTAGTCGCTTACGATCCGCGATTTTTGGCAGATAAATTTGCCCATACCGCCGCAGAAATTTTAGCAGACTTGGGATGGACGGTAAAACTAGTCGATCGAGATTGTCCCACTCCAGTAATTGCATTCAACGCCAAGTATCTCAATTCGGCAGGTGCGCTGATGTTCACCGCCAGCCACAATCCCGCTGCCTATTGTGGAATTAAGTATATCCCCGACTATGCTGGGCCAGCAACTTTAGAAATCACCGATACGATCGTTGGCAATCTAGCTAGTGCCAGCGACGCACCCCCAGAAAACAAGCATCCTGGGAATATTAGCACTTTCGACCCGCAGCCAGCGTATTTTAAATTTATTTATACCCTACTCGATGTCGAGCGGATTCGATCGGCCAAGCTCAAAGTTAAATTCGATGCTATGTATTCCACCTCGCGGGGATATTTAGACAAAGTACTACTCCACTGCGGTTGCGAGACTGAAACCTTCCACATGCAGCGGGACGTATTATTCGGCGGCGGAATGCCAGAACCCAAAGCCGAACTCCTCGGCGAACTGATTGCCGCAGTCCAAAAGGATAAAGCCGATCTCGGTGTCGCCACAGATGGCGATGCAGACAGGTTTGGGATCGTCGATGAGCTAGGCAACGTTCTCACACCTAATACCGTCCTCCTCGTCCTCGCCAAGCATTTAATTAAAAACAAAGGTAAAACTGGCGCGATCGTCCGTACCGTGGCAACTACCCACCTCCTAGACAACTTTGCCGCCAAGCATGGTGTCCCTTTAGTCGAAACCGCCGTCGGCTTCAAATATATCGGCGAACAGATGCGCGAAATCCCCGTCTTGATCGGTGGGGAAGAATCTGGTGGCTTGAGCGTCATCGGTCACATTCCCGAAAAAGATGGCATCCTGGCAGATATGCTAATTGCCGAAGCGATCGCGTATGAAGGCAAACCATTGAGCCAAATGGTAGCCGAAGTCATCGCCGAAGCCGATGGCCCATTATACAACCGTCGTCTCGATCTGCATTTAGACAATGCTCACAAAAACACGGTAATGAAGACTTATAGCGAACAACCACCGACGAACATCGCCGGAATTGACGTCAAAGAAGTCGGTCGTAAAGATGGCGTCAAATTCTATCTCTCCGATGGTAGCTGGGTACTGCTCCGCGCCTCCGGTACCGAGCCGCTAATCCGCGTCTATCTCGAAACCCATTCCGCCGAACAGTTGAATAAACTAGCCTCGACAATGGAAACAGCAATCGATGCTCTTAAATAG
- a CDS encoding bifunctional cobalt-precorrin-7 (C(5))-methyltransferase/cobalt-precorrin-6B (C(15))-methyltransferase — MAIENKKWLSVIGIGEGGVGELSPGARGFIDRASLVVGGKRHLAMLGECPQPQLVWASPIESSIASILKYRGNPVCVLASGDPLCYGIGVTLLRYVSISEMTIIPAPSTFSLACARLGWTLTEVETVSLCGRSPDFLAAILTPNAKLLVLSADADTPQIVANLLTQRGYGDSRMTVLEHLGGERERISSDIARLRAKTDVAALNAIAIECRIDADKTPLNRLPGLPESAFHHDGQITKREVRAIALAALAPMPGELLWDVGAGCGSIGIEWLRSHPRCRAIAIEQHAHRLHFITDNMSALGTPHLQIVQGKAPEALADLATPDAIFIGGGVTAPGLLDTCWTALRSGGRLVANAVTVESELELLRWQQQHGGELNRIAIQRTQNIGGFLGWKPLIPVTQLVAFK, encoded by the coding sequence TTGGCGATCGAAAACAAGAAATGGTTATCAGTTATCGGCATCGGTGAGGGCGGAGTGGGCGAACTGAGTCCAGGTGCGCGCGGATTTATCGATCGAGCATCGCTAGTCGTCGGTGGCAAACGTCACCTCGCGATGTTGGGCGAGTGCCCTCAACCGCAATTGGTGTGGGCATCGCCCATCGAATCCTCGATCGCCTCGATTCTCAAATATCGCGGTAATCCGGTCTGCGTCCTCGCTAGCGGCGATCCGCTCTGTTACGGGATCGGCGTGACATTGCTACGATACGTGTCGATCTCGGAAATGACGATTATCCCCGCACCATCTACCTTTAGCCTCGCTTGCGCCCGCTTGGGATGGACGTTGACAGAAGTGGAAACCGTGAGTTTGTGCGGGCGTTCGCCAGATTTCCTCGCAGCTATTCTCACCCCCAATGCCAAATTATTAGTCTTGAGTGCAGATGCCGATACGCCCCAAATTGTGGCAAATTTACTGACGCAGCGCGGCTATGGCGATAGTCGGATGACGGTACTCGAACACTTAGGTGGCGAACGCGAGCGCATCAGTTCGGATATCGCCAGATTGCGCGCTAAAACTGATGTAGCAGCTCTGAATGCGATCGCGATCGAATGCCGTATCGATGCAGACAAAACCCCCTTAAATCGCCTCCCAGGGCTTCCTGAGAGCGCGTTTCACCACGACGGGCAGATCACCAAACGCGAAGTCCGCGCGATCGCTCTGGCCGCACTCGCTCCCATGCCAGGAGAATTATTATGGGATGTCGGCGCGGGTTGCGGCTCGATCGGCATTGAATGGTTGCGCTCTCATCCCCGCTGTCGCGCGATCGCGATCGAGCAACACGCCCATCGGTTGCATTTTATTACCGATAATATGTCTGCTCTGGGCACGCCTCACCTTCAAATCGTGCAAGGCAAAGCCCCCGAAGCTTTGGCCGATTTAGCGACTCCCGATGCCATCTTTATCGGCGGTGGCGTAACGGCTCCAGGCTTACTCGATACCTGCTGGACAGCATTGCGATCGGGTGGTAGATTGGTCGCCAATGCCGTAACGGTAGAAAGTGAATTGGAGTTATTGCGATGGCAACAACAACATGGTGGCGAACTCAACCGGATTGCCATTCAACGCACGCAAAACATTGGCGGTTTTCTGGGGTGGAAACCATTAATTCCAGTTACTCAGTTGGTAGCATTTAAATAG
- a CDS encoding fasciclin domain-containing protein, producing MANILETASQSGDFTVLLKAIKATELEDTLNSEGSFTVLAPTDDAFAKLPQAERDALFDNLPKLKRIVLYHAVMGNVQSDDLAEINEAPTVEGSVLAIKRGEGKIHINDALVTQMDILADNGVIHKIDTVLMPAILEHEYD from the coding sequence ATGGCTAATATCTTAGAAACAGCTTCCCAATCTGGTGACTTTACGGTGTTATTGAAGGCAATTAAGGCAACAGAACTCGAAGACACTTTAAATAGTGAAGGTTCGTTTACAGTCTTGGCACCGACTGATGATGCCTTTGCCAAGTTGCCTCAAGCCGAGCGCGATGCGTTATTTGATAATCTGCCCAAGCTCAAACGGATCGTGCTCTATCACGCAGTAATGGGAAATGTCCAGTCTGACGACTTAGCCGAAATCAATGAAGCACCAACGGTAGAAGGCTCGGTACTTGCCATCAAGCGAGGGGAAGGGAAAATTCACATTAATGACGCGTTGGTGACGCAGATGGATATCTTGGCTGATAATGGGGTCATTCATAAGATCGATACGGTGTTGATGCCTGCGATTCTCGAACACGAATACGATTAG
- a CDS encoding DUF3326 domain-containing protein, whose translation MSSPYTVVLIVPTGIGAAMGGFAGDALPIARAVAASCDRLITHPNVMNGAQLYWSMPNALYVEGYALDRFAAGAWGLQPLRRNKIGIVFDRSISDDLRVRHLQAADAARATLGLELVDYVVTDLPLGVDLRTAASGASWGTIEQPDSLLRAVDKSISVAGAEAIAVIARFPDDPGATILHDYRHGVGVDPLAGAEAVISHLVVRTFKVPCAHAPALSPLPIDPEISPRSAAEELGYTFLPCVLVGLSRAPQFIATPTAPGAGIWHDEVDAVIIPESACGGSGLLNFATSSRAKIITVAENQTRMAVTPKDVRIQSIGVRSYLEAIGVITVDRAGMSLDSFRPQIDRLQECL comes from the coding sequence ATGTCCAGTCCTTATACAGTAGTGCTCATAGTCCCCACGGGTATCGGTGCGGCGATGGGTGGGTTTGCAGGAGATGCATTGCCGATCGCCAGAGCCGTTGCGGCAAGTTGCGATCGGTTGATTACCCATCCAAATGTGATGAATGGGGCGCAGTTATATTGGAGTATGCCCAATGCGCTCTACGTCGAGGGTTACGCGCTCGATCGATTTGCGGCGGGTGCTTGGGGATTGCAACCACTTAGGCGCAATAAAATCGGGATTGTATTCGATCGATCGATTTCCGATGACTTGCGCGTGCGACATTTACAAGCCGCAGATGCCGCTAGAGCTACGCTAGGGCTGGAGTTGGTCGATTATGTCGTCACAGACCTACCCTTGGGTGTAGATCTGCGTACTGCCGCTTCTGGAGCATCCTGGGGGACGATCGAGCAGCCGGATAGTCTGTTACGAGCGGTAGATAAGTCGATTTCTGTCGCTGGAGCCGAGGCGATCGCCGTGATTGCGAGATTTCCCGACGATCCGGGCGCGACAATCCTCCACGATTACCGCCATGGTGTCGGCGTCGATCCCTTAGCTGGAGCCGAAGCAGTCATCAGCCACCTCGTCGTGCGTACCTTTAAAGTCCCTTGCGCTCACGCACCAGCCTTATCGCCACTCCCGATCGATCCAGAGATTTCTCCTCGCTCGGCGGCGGAGGAGCTGGGTTATACCTTCCTACCTTGTGTGCTAGTAGGATTGAGCCGCGCGCCGCAATTTATCGCCACCCCGACAGCTCCCGGTGCGGGAATTTGGCACGATGAAGTCGATGCGGTAATTATCCCCGAATCTGCCTGTGGCGGGAGTGGCTTACTGAATTTCGCCACATCTTCACGCGCTAAAATTATTACAGTAGCCGAAAACCAGACGCGAATGGCCGTAACTCCCAAGGACGTCAGGATTCAATCGATTGGGGTAAGATCGTACTTAGAAGCGATCGGTGTCATTACCGTCGATCGAGCTGGCATGAGTCTCGATAGTTTTCGACCGCAAATCGATCGACTCCAGGAGTGTCTTTAA
- a CDS encoding transposase, with the protein MLLNKPLPFIEDFINELNKGLKSYNPDGGLSRIQRGWIGFCLMGIILTNSVCWARFERVSLGKYSLGALSWMFRKSKLPWEMMLQVSIAIVLKQYGISGGTLVTDDSDHQRSKKTPRLFKTHKIRDKGSGGYINGQNIVLLILVTDKVSLPVGFEVYQPDPQQQAWTREDQRLRKKGIAKKNRPEAPPHNPDYPTKPELVLRLMEQFRKHHSQIKIKAVVADALYGQAKFMDAASGLFGGVQVISQLRYNQNIRFRGRKQSLKHYFSSYPGVPQELSIRGQPAITANVGSIRVEVCAHGKKRFVIALKYPGEQDYRYLVATDLTWRTIDIIQAYTLRWLVEVFIEDWKSYEGWAQLAKQTGKEGTSRGLTLSLLLDLCLLLHPRQIARVDSKLPAYTVGSLLRNLQMEALLLYFEQLLQAPNPVEQLNQLSQSVQEFFLLRSSGKHMSGRDLGRLEPTPSLNRRAVA; encoded by the coding sequence ATGCTACTCAATAAGCCTTTGCCCTTCATCGAAGACTTTATCAACGAATTGAACAAGGGACTGAAAAGTTACAATCCAGATGGGGGCTTGAGCAGAATTCAGCGTGGATGGATCGGATTCTGTCTGATGGGCATAATACTGACGAACAGCGTATGCTGGGCAAGATTTGAACGGGTGAGCCTGGGGAAATACAGCCTGGGAGCCTTATCATGGATGTTTCGCAAATCCAAACTGCCATGGGAGATGATGCTTCAAGTTAGTATAGCAATAGTGCTCAAGCAGTATGGTATTTCTGGAGGTACTTTGGTGACTGACGACTCAGATCATCAGCGCAGTAAGAAGACACCAAGGTTATTCAAAACCCATAAAATCAGAGACAAAGGTAGCGGGGGATATATAAATGGTCAAAACATAGTGTTATTAATACTAGTTACTGACAAAGTGAGCTTGCCAGTTGGATTTGAGGTCTATCAACCTGACCCTCAACAACAAGCATGGACAAGAGAAGATCAACGTCTGAGAAAGAAAGGTATCGCGAAAAAAAACCGCCCAGAGGCTCCACCCCATAATCCAGACTACCCAACTAAACCAGAATTAGTGTTGCGATTAATGGAGCAGTTTCGGAAGCACCACAGTCAAATCAAGATCAAAGCCGTCGTTGCTGATGCACTATATGGTCAGGCAAAATTCATGGATGCAGCATCAGGCTTATTTGGTGGAGTCCAAGTCATTAGCCAATTGCGTTATAACCAAAATATTCGTTTTCGAGGCCGAAAACAAAGCCTAAAGCACTATTTTTCAAGTTATCCGGGAGTTCCTCAAGAGTTGAGTATTCGAGGTCAACCTGCCATTACAGCCAATGTTGGAAGTATCAGAGTGGAAGTTTGTGCTCACGGAAAAAAGCGATTTGTGATTGCGCTGAAGTATCCGGGTGAGCAAGATTATCGATATTTAGTTGCTACGGATCTGACTTGGCGCACCATAGATATCATCCAAGCGTATACACTGAGATGGTTAGTAGAGGTTTTCATCGAGGACTGGAAGTCTTATGAAGGTTGGGCGCAGTTGGCCAAGCAAACAGGTAAAGAAGGGACAAGCCGTGGCCTGACCCTGAGTCTGTTGCTTGACTTATGCCTCTTGCTTCACCCGAGACAAATAGCCCGCGTTGACAGCAAGCTGCCCGCATATACTGTGGGCAGTCTACTCCGCAATCTTCAGATGGAAGCTTTGTTGTTATATTTTGAGCAGTTGCTACAAGCACCTAATCCGGTTGAGCAGTTGAATCAATTAAGTCAATCAGTTCAGGAGTTTTTCCTTTTGAGATCGTCTGGTAAACATATGAGTGGTAGAGATTTAGGTCGCTTAGAACCCACTCCCTCCCTCAATCGTCGAGCTGTAGCTTAA